In the genome of Bacillus sp. S3, one region contains:
- the gcvPB gene encoding aminomethyl-transferring glycine dehydrogenase subunit GcvPB, which translates to MKRIKRTSKTRDFHQAKWNEPIIFELHQPGEKGVEIPPVNKEVALSVGDGLSVIPETMQRKEKPNLPEIGQARVLRHYVRLSQETLGSDFNVEIGQGTCTMKYIPKINELLVRDPKMMELHPLQNEETVQGMLEIFHNLDLCMREISGMDYFSFQPSSGTQALFAMASIVRKYHETRGEGEKRDEIITTIFSHPSQAATAAVKGYKIITLHPDENGFPDIEKLKAVVSERTAGFVVANPEDTGIFNPNIKEFTDIIHQAGGLCFYDQANANGLLGMTRAKEAGFDMCFFNLHKTFAAPHMCGGPATGALGVVAELKEYLPAPIVEHHNGKYSLQYNLEHSIGKVRSFHGVAQTVLRAYAWIRALGAEGLKEVAKIAVLNNNYMYHKVLDIRGASAPYVEGHRLEQVRYSWEQMTMETGVTTEDVTRRMTDFGLHYWTSHHPYIVKQPFTLEPTESYSKEDLDEYIHALEQISQEAYENPEIVKTAPHTSTIHKMDEQDFLDHPEKWCITWRSYLKKTQPCETVK; encoded by the coding sequence ATGAAAAGGATCAAGCGCACGAGCAAAACCAGGGATTTCCATCAAGCGAAATGGAATGAGCCGATTATTTTCGAACTTCATCAGCCTGGAGAAAAAGGTGTAGAGATTCCGCCTGTTAATAAAGAAGTTGCATTATCTGTAGGGGATGGACTATCGGTTATTCCTGAAACGATGCAGCGAAAGGAAAAGCCGAACTTGCCTGAAATTGGCCAGGCGCGTGTATTACGACATTATGTAAGACTTTCGCAGGAAACACTAGGTTCCGATTTTAATGTTGAAATTGGCCAAGGGACATGTACGATGAAGTACATTCCAAAAATTAATGAGCTATTAGTTCGTGACCCAAAAATGATGGAACTGCACCCGTTACAAAATGAAGAGACAGTTCAAGGAATGCTTGAAATTTTTCATAATCTAGATTTATGTATGCGCGAAATTTCAGGGATGGATTATTTCTCATTCCAGCCAAGTAGTGGGACACAGGCGCTATTTGCGATGGCATCGATTGTAAGAAAATATCATGAAACAAGAGGTGAAGGAGAGAAGCGGGATGAAATCATCACGACCATTTTCTCGCATCCGTCACAAGCAGCAACGGCAGCAGTAAAGGGCTATAAAATTATTACTCTGCATCCAGATGAAAATGGATTTCCTGATATCGAGAAGCTAAAGGCAGTTGTGTCAGAGAGGACAGCAGGTTTTGTGGTGGCAAACCCTGAAGATACAGGAATCTTTAACCCAAATATTAAAGAATTTACCGATATCATTCACCAAGCTGGTGGTCTTTGCTTTTACGACCAAGCGAATGCAAACGGTCTTTTAGGAATGACGAGAGCAAAAGAAGCAGGCTTTGATATGTGTTTCTTCAATCTTCACAAAACGTTTGCGGCACCACATATGTGCGGCGGACCAGCAACTGGGGCACTTGGTGTTGTTGCAGAATTGAAAGAGTACCTGCCGGCGCCAATTGTTGAGCATCATAACGGCAAATATTCACTTCAATACAATCTAGAGCATTCCATAGGAAAGGTTCGTTCCTTCCATGGTGTTGCACAAACTGTTTTGCGTGCGTATGCTTGGATTCGCGCTCTTGGAGCTGAGGGTCTTAAGGAAGTGGCAAAGATTGCTGTCCTAAATAATAACTATATGTACCATAAAGTCTTAGATATTCGCGGCGCCAGCGCACCATATGTCGAGGGGCACCGCCTTGAACAGGTCCGTTATAGCTGGGAGCAGATGACAATGGAAACGGGCGTAACGACAGAAGACGTTACGAGGAGAATGACTGATTTCGGTCTCCATTATTGGACAAGTCATCACCCATACATTGTAAAACAGCCGTTCACTTTAGAGCCGACTGAGTCCTATTCCAAAGAGGATCTGGATGAATATATTCATGCATTGGAGCAAATTTCACAGGAAGCCTACGAAAATCCGGAAATCGTCAAAACGGCTCCGCATACTAGTACCATTCACAAAATGGACGAGCAAGATTTCCTTGATCACCCAGAGAAATGGTGTATTACTTGGCGTTCCTATTTAAAAAAGACGCAACCATGTGAAACTGTTAAATAA
- a CDS encoding ABC transporter substrate-binding protein has product MKKYLSVLLAALLLMLSACSNNSSGNEAKTGDSKHPAGTITVWGWDVAAATMKASVEKFQKKYPDVKVKVEDFNSGDLYEKLTVGLAARGSGLPDVVLMEDERIPGYTFQFPQGFSNLTKLGYDKYKDSFNPAKVAAVQDKDGNFVAAPWDIGPAGVFYRVDYFEKAGVDPKSIETWDDYIAAGKKIKEATGAKMLPIDIPNYDGIFQMMMQQQGLSYFDQDGKITLDSPEAVGAMNVIKKLHDEDLVLNNNGWDGIVTATVNGTVATVPYGVWYTGSIMDQAPDLKGKWDVFYLPSFEKGGNRYANLGGSSLLIPSTSKNQSAAYAFVDFFTTDQDSQMLGFEKYGLFPSLKETYNAPQFTENSEYFNNSPVFKKFADIVDDVPKIHLNENFAKASKLTSNAQAAILLENKSVEAALKDAQKQLENEIK; this is encoded by the coding sequence ATGAAAAAGTATTTGTCTGTTTTACTTGCCGCTCTTTTATTAATGCTATCCGCCTGTTCAAACAATTCATCCGGGAATGAAGCGAAAACCGGTGATTCCAAACATCCCGCAGGTACGATAACTGTATGGGGCTGGGATGTTGCTGCGGCAACGATGAAGGCTTCAGTTGAAAAGTTTCAAAAGAAATATCCTGATGTAAAAGTAAAAGTAGAGGATTTTAATAGCGGAGACTTATATGAGAAGCTAACGGTTGGTCTTGCAGCAAGAGGTTCCGGACTGCCAGATGTTGTGTTAATGGAGGATGAGCGTATTCCTGGCTATACCTTTCAATTCCCGCAAGGCTTTTCAAATCTAACCAAGCTGGGATACGACAAATACAAAGACTCGTTTAATCCAGCAAAGGTAGCAGCTGTCCAGGATAAGGATGGGAATTTCGTCGCGGCACCATGGGATATCGGTCCTGCGGGAGTATTCTACCGAGTCGATTATTTTGAAAAAGCCGGTGTTGATCCAAAATCTATCGAGACATGGGATGACTATATTGCAGCAGGGAAGAAGATTAAAGAAGCAACTGGTGCAAAAATGCTGCCAATTGATATCCCCAACTATGATGGTATATTCCAAATGATGATGCAGCAGCAAGGACTTTCTTATTTTGATCAAGATGGAAAAATCACACTTGATTCACCAGAAGCTGTTGGTGCGATGAACGTCATTAAAAAGCTCCATGATGAGGATTTAGTTTTAAATAACAATGGCTGGGATGGCATTGTTACAGCAACCGTTAACGGTACCGTGGCAACTGTTCCTTACGGTGTTTGGTATACAGGCTCTATAATGGACCAGGCACCAGACTTGAAGGGAAAATGGGATGTATTTTATTTACCGAGCTTTGAAAAAGGCGGTAACAGGTATGCGAATTTGGGGGGCTCATCCTTGCTAATTCCTTCTACTAGCAAAAATCAATCTGCTGCCTATGCCTTTGTTGATTTCTTTACAACGGATCAAGATTCACAAATGCTGGGCTTTGAAAAATATGGGCTTTTCCCGTCATTAAAAGAAACCTATAACGCGCCGCAGTTTACCGAAAACAGTGAGTATTTCAATAATAGCCCAGTATTCAAAAAGTTCGCCGATATTGTTGACGATGTGCCGAAAATTCATTTGAACGAAAATTTTGCAAAGGCGAGCAAGCTTACTAGTAACGCTCAAGCCGCTATTCTTTTAGAAAATAAATCAGTAGAAGCTGCCTTAAAGGATGCGCAAAAGCAATTAGAGAATGAAATTAAATAA
- a CDS encoding carbohydrate ABC transporter permease, translating into MLTPKRAPYVFMAPAFLLIVIFTVYPVISSFILSFQEVRGVEKTFVGLANYTRLIHDPIFYKSLLNTFQILVVQVPIMIFLALLIAVGLNSKLVKAKALFRIAYFMPAITALVAASIVFMILLDEHFGLVNYFLSFIGVENIPWLTTPFWAKVSVILVMTWRWTGYNMVIFLAGLQNIPADLYEAASIDGAGKIKQFFLITIPQLKPVFIFTVVMSTIGTLQLFDEPFILTHGGPNSATMTITLYLYEAGFKFFDFGYASAIAYVLVLITAIISWIQMKLVGDTEG; encoded by the coding sequence GTGTTAACGCCCAAGCGTGCCCCATATGTGTTTATGGCCCCGGCGTTTTTATTAATAGTAATATTTACTGTTTATCCAGTTATCTCCTCATTTATCTTAAGCTTCCAAGAGGTGCGGGGGGTAGAGAAAACGTTTGTGGGTTTAGCCAATTATACTCGATTAATCCATGATCCTATATTCTATAAATCTCTCCTTAATACGTTTCAAATCCTAGTTGTCCAAGTGCCAATAATGATTTTTCTAGCTCTATTAATAGCGGTTGGACTAAATTCAAAACTGGTTAAAGCTAAGGCACTGTTTCGAATCGCCTATTTTATGCCGGCTATTACAGCTCTTGTCGCAGCCTCGATCGTGTTTATGATTCTTTTAGATGAACACTTTGGATTAGTAAACTATTTCCTTTCCTTCATCGGAGTAGAAAATATTCCATGGCTGACCACCCCATTTTGGGCGAAAGTATCCGTGATTCTTGTTATGACATGGAGATGGACCGGGTATAATATGGTGATTTTTTTAGCGGGGCTGCAAAATATCCCAGCTGATTTATACGAAGCGGCAAGTATTGACGGAGCAGGTAAAATAAAACAATTTTTCCTGATTACCATTCCACAATTAAAACCGGTGTTCATTTTTACAGTGGTAATGTCAACAATAGGAACACTTCAATTATTCGACGAGCCATTTATATTAACACACGGTGGTCCGAACAGTGCGACCATGACCATCACGCTTTATTTATACGAAGCTGGATTTAAGTTTTTTGATTTTGGTTATGCCTCAGCCATTGCCTATGTTCTCGTCCTCATAACTGCAATCATTTCGTGGATTCAGATGAAATTGGTAGGTGATACAGAGGGATGA
- a CDS encoding carbohydrate ABC transporter permease has translation MITSKKLSTKICIYILLIVGVILSIAPFYWMIVGATLPSGEIFRVPPRLLPGDYLAKNFQSLSESLGIAKIFWNSLYIAVVYTLLSTLISAMAGYAFAKFRFKGKKIFFFVILCSLMIPFQVTLIPLFEMMVTFDWLNTYQAIILPSLAAPFSIYLMRQNMKAVPDSIIEASRVDGAGELKIFFSVILPVTRPALAAVAIFQFMSQWNSLLWPLITLNSKDMFTLPVALSSLIGMARIDYGELMLGTTLSTIPIMIFFLLLQKQFISGILGGSVKE, from the coding sequence ATGATTACTTCAAAAAAGCTTTCAACTAAAATCTGTATTTATATTTTATTGATCGTAGGTGTAATCCTGTCAATCGCTCCATTCTACTGGATGATTGTCGGAGCAACTCTTCCTTCCGGGGAGATTTTCCGGGTGCCGCCAAGGCTTCTTCCTGGTGATTATTTAGCTAAAAACTTTCAGTCACTTAGTGAGTCTTTAGGAATTGCAAAAATCTTTTGGAATTCTTTATATATTGCCGTGGTCTATACACTGTTAAGTACGCTTATTAGCGCAATGGCAGGGTATGCCTTTGCGAAATTCCGTTTTAAGGGGAAAAAAATATTCTTTTTTGTCATTTTATGTTCATTGATGATTCCTTTCCAAGTAACATTAATTCCGTTATTTGAAATGATGGTGACATTTGACTGGTTAAATACGTATCAAGCGATTATTTTACCGAGTTTGGCTGCTCCATTTTCGATTTATTTGATGAGGCAAAATATGAAGGCGGTTCCAGACTCTATTATTGAGGCGTCCCGTGTCGATGGGGCAGGGGAATTAAAAATTTTCTTTTCTGTTATTTTACCAGTAACAAGACCAGCATTGGCTGCTGTTGCAATCTTCCAATTTATGTCACAGTGGAACAGCTTACTATGGCCGCTCATCACGCTAAATTCTAAGGACATGTTTACACTGCCTGTAGCGTTATCCAGCTTAATTGGGATGGCACGAATCGATTATGGGGAATTAATGTTGGGGACCACTCTGTCAACTATTCCCATTATGATTTTCTTTTTATTGCTGCAAAAGCAATTTATCTCAGGAATTTTGGGTGGATCTGTTAAAGAATAA
- the ebgA gene encoding beta-galactosidase subunit alpha: MKKLKRWEDIQTDGINRMDARAHYVSFPSREAAEMDEADKSHYYQNLNGTWKFMFLEAPEYSPEGFYREDLDTKDWDDIAVPGNWQLQGYGRMHYSDLWYNFPIIPPRVPTDNPTGIYRREFELDRSLEGERLIIRFNGVDSAYELYVNGEFAGYSKGARIQGEFDLTGLCRQGTNILTVRVFQWSDGTYLEDQDMWWLSGIFRDVELYTRPSAGLYDFTVNTELDQNDENATLSVAVMLTEQSGQSVVYELIAPDGKQVFSEEESADELFKKAVAAPLKWSAEEPHLYHLYMTVKDAGGRMVEVIHQPVGFRSIVVSGDKFLVNGVAIKFKGVNRHDYNPKTGRVVTKEEIERDIKIMKQNNINAIRTAHYPNAHYLYDLCDQYGMYVIDETDLECHGFELTGKYDWISDDPAWETAHVSRLERMIARDKNHPCIIMWSLGNESSFGCNFRAMAKRAKEMDPTRLVHYEGDFEAEVTDVYSTMYTWLEEHGGRLTMGKVIEKTKKPHILCEYAHAMGNGPGNLKEYQDLFYKYDKLQGGFIWEWFDHGIETVAEDGTVYYRYGGDFGDDPTNGNFCIDGLIMPDGTPSPSLAEYKKVIEPVQTECIDMEKGLFRLINRYDFLSLDHLELTCSLFEDDKLLESFKVEVPKIAGREKAEIQVRSGQDIERISGAHYYFVFSFTLKQDMPWAVKGHELANASFVLPGKGKLPKVHPEGKLHVRKDGAIVTVSGNDFTVTFDHVKGTMKEVTRNGKVQIEKGPQFNFWRAPIDNDMYLLSDYRTKYFMHLGHEIVEDVQYVLKDGVFEWQTDAFYGTTNSSWYYQLQYHYSIYPDGDIVCTVNGIASGLKENAPVMIPRLGVNLRLNKGFDKIQWRGRGPGESYVDSKEANQLGVYRQTVDGLFTNYVKPQENGNRSECDWVSLTDHDANGLSFITDETFDFSASHYEIRDLEQAKHTIDLKPRDYVVLNLDYKQNGLGSNSCGQNQLEKYRCKFEDLTLKFRISPFNSKLTTAVDLGREQC; this comes from the coding sequence ATGAAAAAGTTAAAGCGATGGGAAGACATCCAAACAGACGGAATCAACCGAATGGATGCCCGTGCTCATTATGTCAGCTTTCCTTCCCGTGAAGCGGCAGAAATGGATGAGGCAGACAAAAGCCATTACTATCAAAACTTGAACGGAACGTGGAAATTTATGTTCTTGGAAGCGCCGGAATATAGTCCGGAAGGTTTCTACAGAGAGGATTTGGATACAAAAGATTGGGATGATATTGCTGTTCCCGGCAACTGGCAGCTGCAGGGGTACGGGAGAATGCATTATTCAGACCTGTGGTATAACTTCCCGATTATCCCGCCGCGCGTGCCGACAGATAATCCAACGGGGATTTATCGCCGTGAATTTGAATTGGACCGCAGCCTTGAGGGAGAGCGACTAATCATCCGTTTTAATGGGGTGGATTCCGCCTATGAATTATATGTAAACGGTGAGTTTGCGGGTTATAGCAAGGGTGCGCGGATTCAAGGCGAGTTTGATCTGACCGGTCTATGCCGTCAAGGTACCAACATCCTAACGGTCCGCGTGTTCCAGTGGTCGGACGGGACGTATTTAGAGGATCAGGATATGTGGTGGCTAAGCGGGATTTTCCGGGATGTCGAGTTGTATACAAGACCATCTGCGGGCCTCTATGATTTTACTGTGAATACGGAACTCGATCAAAACGATGAAAATGCGACTTTATCAGTGGCGGTTATGTTAACAGAGCAATCAGGCCAATCGGTGGTGTATGAACTAATCGCCCCAGATGGCAAGCAAGTCTTCAGCGAGGAAGAATCAGCGGATGAACTTTTTAAAAAAGCTGTTGCAGCACCGTTGAAATGGAGTGCGGAGGAACCGCATTTATATCATCTTTATATGACTGTCAAAGATGCAGGCGGCCGGATGGTAGAGGTGATTCACCAGCCTGTCGGTTTCCGCTCAATTGTTGTATCCGGTGACAAATTTTTGGTTAATGGGGTGGCCATCAAGTTTAAGGGCGTCAACCGTCATGATTACAACCCGAAGACAGGTCGAGTGGTAACGAAAGAGGAAATTGAGCGCGACATTAAGATAATGAAGCAAAACAATATTAATGCCATTCGCACAGCGCATTATCCGAATGCTCACTATCTCTACGACCTTTGTGACCAATACGGGATGTATGTCATTGACGAAACCGACTTAGAGTGTCACGGCTTTGAATTGACCGGTAAATATGATTGGATCAGCGACGACCCAGCATGGGAAACGGCACATGTTTCCCGTTTAGAGCGGATGATTGCAAGGGATAAAAACCATCCATGTATTATTATGTGGTCACTTGGAAATGAGTCATCGTTTGGCTGTAATTTCAGGGCGATGGCCAAACGGGCAAAGGAAATGGATCCAACCCGCCTTGTTCATTATGAAGGAGATTTTGAAGCAGAAGTTACTGATGTTTACAGCACCATGTACACATGGCTTGAAGAGCATGGGGGCAGGCTGACGATGGGCAAAGTGATTGAGAAAACAAAAAAGCCGCATATTCTCTGCGAATACGCCCATGCCATGGGGAATGGACCTGGGAATCTAAAAGAATATCAGGATTTATTTTACAAATATGATAAACTGCAAGGCGGCTTTATTTGGGAGTGGTTTGATCACGGAATTGAAACTGTGGCGGAGGATGGCACAGTTTACTACCGCTATGGCGGGGATTTCGGTGATGATCCGACAAATGGAAATTTCTGTATCGATGGGTTAATTATGCCGGATGGGACGCCGTCGCCTAGTTTAGCAGAATACAAGAAAGTGATTGAACCGGTTCAAACGGAATGTATCGATATGGAGAAGGGATTATTCCGTCTCATCAACCGCTATGATTTCTTGTCATTGGATCATTTAGAACTTACCTGCTCATTGTTTGAAGATGATAAACTGCTAGAATCCTTTAAGGTGGAAGTGCCAAAGATTGCGGGACGAGAAAAAGCAGAGATTCAGGTGCGATCAGGACAAGATATCGAAAGGATTAGCGGTGCCCATTATTATTTCGTATTTTCCTTTACTTTAAAACAAGATATGCCATGGGCGGTAAAAGGGCATGAATTAGCGAATGCTTCCTTTGTTCTTCCGGGTAAGGGAAAATTGCCGAAGGTACATCCTGAAGGGAAGCTTCATGTCCGTAAAGATGGTGCAATTGTAACGGTTTCTGGTAATGATTTTACAGTCACTTTTGATCACGTCAAGGGGACAATGAAAGAGGTTACTCGCAATGGCAAGGTTCAGATCGAAAAAGGTCCGCAGTTCAATTTCTGGCGCGCACCGATTGACAATGATATGTACTTGCTTTCGGATTATCGTACCAAATACTTCATGCACTTAGGTCATGAAATCGTGGAAGACGTTCAGTATGTGTTGAAAGATGGAGTTTTTGAATGGCAAACCGATGCATTCTACGGGACAACAAACAGCTCGTGGTACTATCAGCTTCAGTATCATTACAGTATTTATCCTGATGGAGATATTGTGTGTACTGTTAACGGTATTGCCTCCGGGTTGAAGGAAAATGCACCAGTAATGATTCCGCGCCTTGGGGTGAACCTGCGCTTAAATAAGGGCTTTGACAAGATACAATGGCGAGGCAGAGGACCGGGTGAAAGTTATGTGGATTCGAAAGAAGCGAATCAATTAGGCGTATACAGACAGACGGTTGATGGCTTGTTTACGAACTATGTGAAACCGCAGGAAAACGGCAATCGTTCTGAATGTGACTGGGTCAGTCTAACAGATCATGATGCGAATGGGCTTAGTTTCATCACTGATGAAACGTTTGATTTTAGCGCATCACACTATGAAATTAGAGATTTAGAACAAGCGAAGCATACGATTGATTTGAAACCGCGTGACTATGTTGTTTTAAATCTCGATTACAAACAAAATGGTCTCGGCAGCAATTCCTGCGGTCAAAATCAGCTCGAAAAATATCGTTGTAAATTTGAAGATTTAACTTTGAAATTCCGGATTTCACCATTCAATAGCAAACTAACTACAGCAGTAGATTTAGGACGCGAACAGTGTTAA
- a CDS encoding sigma-54 interaction domain-containing protein, whose protein sequence is MPSIMSITKVIHTFAELLKIEIAFFNNEGVLTASTEEYRRKKGNRVHQAFFQKLYENPVKFVHKPGHTNMCRGCHFQNKCPSTAEIVQNLTVNNTHYGYLSFVSFTEDGQKNLIDRQKEYNYWITKLMDIITIILLETGGVPKIRRRHEKTDYIIGNSLEMQKIKELLKNIKNSTSSIVITGETGTGKSLLAKMIHEQSMFQKGDFVEINCASIPESLFESELFGYEEGAFTGARKRGKPGYFELADKGTLFLDEIADLPIHLQPKLLKVLQDGLVQRIGGTLPKKVNVRIIAAANQSLEDLMELKQFRSDLYYRLKVIPLHLTPLRERKEDIEKLLPFLLEKLQIRTGKFIQTYSKSYLKRLKEYHWPGNIRELENVIEYSMNIEKSTQLTESSLPDFIGRKSKSRIPHSIKERGVLQEAEKEIILQKLNQFGYDLEGKKQAAKELKVSVRTLYRKMEKYSI, encoded by the coding sequence TTGCCTTCAATCATGTCTATCACCAAGGTTATTCATACATTTGCCGAGCTTTTAAAGATAGAAATTGCCTTTTTCAATAATGAGGGGGTTTTAACTGCCTCGACAGAAGAATATAGGAGAAAGAAAGGGAACCGGGTGCATCAGGCTTTTTTTCAAAAGCTATATGAAAACCCTGTTAAATTTGTACATAAGCCAGGTCATACGAATATGTGCCGGGGCTGTCATTTCCAAAATAAATGTCCTTCAACAGCAGAAATTGTTCAGAATTTAACGGTAAACAATACCCATTACGGTTATCTTTCATTCGTAAGTTTTACCGAAGATGGTCAAAAAAATTTGATTGACCGTCAAAAGGAATATAACTACTGGATTACTAAATTAATGGATATTATTACGATCATCCTTCTTGAAACCGGCGGGGTACCGAAAATAAGGAGAAGACATGAAAAAACCGACTATATTATTGGAAATAGTTTGGAAATGCAAAAAATAAAAGAGCTGCTGAAAAACATCAAAAACAGCACTTCTTCGATTGTGATTACGGGAGAGACTGGAACAGGGAAAAGCTTATTGGCAAAGATGATTCATGAACAAAGCATGTTTCAAAAGGGAGATTTTGTGGAAATAAATTGTGCGAGTATTCCAGAATCTTTATTTGAAAGCGAATTGTTTGGTTATGAAGAAGGAGCATTTACTGGTGCAAGAAAAAGAGGAAAACCGGGTTATTTCGAGCTAGCGGATAAGGGAACGCTTTTCTTAGATGAGATTGCAGACCTCCCTATCCATCTCCAGCCAAAGCTTCTAAAAGTATTGCAGGACGGTTTAGTACAAAGAATAGGCGGGACACTGCCCAAAAAGGTAAATGTTCGAATCATTGCGGCAGCGAATCAATCTTTGGAAGACCTGATGGAATTAAAACAATTCCGTTCAGACCTCTATTACAGACTAAAGGTAATTCCGCTCCATTTAACTCCATTGAGGGAAAGGAAAGAGGATATCGAGAAGTTACTCCCCTTCCTATTGGAAAAGCTGCAAATACGAACAGGAAAGTTCATTCAAACGTATAGCAAAAGTTATTTGAAGAGATTAAAGGAATATCATTGGCCTGGGAATATCCGCGAGTTGGAAAATGTCATTGAGTACAGCATGAATATCGAAAAAAGCACACAATTGACCGAATCGTCACTACCTGATTTCATAGGAAGGAAATCAAAATCGAGAATCCCTCACTCTATAAAGGAACGAGGAGTATTACAAGAGGCAGAAAAAGAGATCATCTTACAAAAACTCAATCAATTTGGCTATGATCTTGAAGGAAAAAAGCAAGCAGCGAAGGAACTAAAAGTCAGCGTAAGGACATTGTATAGGAAAATGGAGAAATATAGTATTTAG
- a CDS encoding aminomethyl-transferring glycine dehydrogenase, whose protein sequence is MTKKVHPNLQNMVSGQNEGIVPEIYADCWQNKIPAVCDEGDLGPEFLTSFAGEHLWNQGQLQILLESQRLLAEFIDMEILKIITFDWGKAAAIAIRMAARITGRKKVLVAKIVSPERFNIIRYYGSPELDFAVIAYDKDTGLLDLEDLKKKLSSDIAAVYFENPTYLGSIESQGSEVADMIREHRALQVVNVDPASLGVLTSPSRYGADIVCGDLRLSGMHWKDRETQVGFIAVRDEEKYINEFPPHLVGTVSTGLLSQNAMYEIGQTLMQNCQYAVMELNKIAGVKGSRFSSPFLKDFIVDFNGTGLSVEVINERLLEKKVLGGKDLSMDFPEVGQSALYSVTELHTRDDIDSLIEALTEILEGNEWGR, encoded by the coding sequence ATGACAAAAAAGGTACATCCTAACTTGCAAAATATGGTATCTGGACAAAATGAAGGAATAGTACCGGAAATTTATGCGGACTGCTGGCAGAACAAAATACCGGCTGTTTGTGACGAAGGAGATCTAGGGCCGGAATTCCTAACATCTTTTGCTGGTGAACATCTTTGGAATCAAGGACAGCTGCAGATATTGTTAGAATCTCAAAGGTTACTAGCAGAGTTTATAGATATGGAAATTTTGAAGATTATTACCTTTGATTGGGGCAAAGCAGCAGCCATAGCGATTAGAATGGCTGCCCGTATTACAGGGAGAAAGAAGGTCCTCGTGGCAAAAATAGTATCCCCGGAAAGATTTAACATCATTAGATATTATGGCTCACCAGAGCTAGATTTTGCTGTTATTGCTTACGACAAAGATACTGGCCTGTTAGATTTAGAAGATTTGAAGAAAAAGTTATCAAGTGATATAGCAGCGGTCTATTTCGAAAATCCCACCTATCTAGGATCGATTGAATCGCAGGGTAGTGAAGTGGCTGACATGATTAGAGAACATAGAGCACTGCAAGTTGTTAACGTTGATCCTGCTTCATTGGGGGTACTAACCTCCCCAAGTCGCTATGGTGCCGATATTGTTTGCGGAGATCTCCGTCTGTCTGGGATGCATTGGAAGGACAGAGAAACACAAGTGGGATTTATTGCCGTAAGGGATGAAGAGAAGTATATTAATGAGTTTCCTCCACACTTGGTTGGAACCGTTTCAACGGGGCTGCTTAGTCAGAATGCAATGTACGAAATAGGTCAAACCCTTATGCAAAATTGTCAATATGCAGTAATGGAACTAAATAAAATAGCGGGTGTAAAAGGTTCTAGATTTAGTTCACCTTTTTTAAAAGACTTTATTGTTGATTTTAATGGAACGGGTCTGTCTGTGGAAGTGATTAATGAAAGACTACTAGAAAAGAAAGTTCTTGGAGGCAAGGATCTATCCATGGATTTTCCTGAGGTAGGTCAATCTGCCTTATACAGCGTAACAGAACTTCATACACGAGATGATATCGACTCATTGATTGAAGCACTTACTGAAATTTTGGAGGGAAACGAATGGGGAAGATAG